In Vicia villosa cultivar HV-30 ecotype Madison, WI linkage group LG7, Vvil1.0, whole genome shotgun sequence, the DNA window AGTGTGATGATCTGGGTAACTTACCAATTCCTCGAAATGCCCAAGAGAAGAGAGAATTTTGGGATTTATGCGTGAATTTGTGGTTAGAAGCTAAACCCGATGAAAGTAGATTGGTTTTTCCAAGTGTAAAAATGAATCTAGAATCCATGTGAAAGGACTAAATCAATATAATCCTAGTATAGTGTGGTTGTATATGGATGATTTACCCATCACAAGACATATTCATAATGACATTGAGAATATCAAATTCAACatgagaattgaatttgattaaacTAAATTAAGATGCTAAAGTTAATTTCTTATGTTTGAATTCACTGGGACCATGTCATGCTTGATAACATCAATGTTCTTTTAGAGATTTAATATGTTGAATTGCAACTCAGCAAGTACTCCTATGGAAGTAAATTCAATATTAAGCAAAGATGAAGATGGAAAGGTTGTTAGTATCACTCTATACAAGTAAATAGTGGGAAACTTGAGGTACACTTGCAATTCAAGACCCGATAAGTCACTATATTAGTGTGTTGAGAAGATTTATGCAGGGACCTAAATTATCAGATATGAAAGCACTTGAAAGGATCATGAGATGTCTTAAAGGTACAATATATAATGGCATCTTATTTCTTAAATCTAATTGCTCGAGGGATAAGTTTTCTGGTTTTGTGACTCATATTGGTGCAAAGACAAAGTGGGAAGAAGAAGCACAATGGGATATGTGTTTAAGATGTATAATTATCCAATTTTATGGTGCTCCAAGAAGCAAACAATGATGGTCTCATCTTCTCTTGAGGCTCAGTATATCTCAGCCTCCAATCCAACTTGTCAAGGAGTGTAGACTCGTTATTTATTGATTGAGATGAAGATAAGCACAAAGGAAGAAGTAAACGTAATGGTCGATAACAAATCAACAACTAACCTTGCAAACAATTCTATAACTAAGACGAAATAAATCAATTGTATTAAACTATCACGTAAATCTATTTTTAGCAATTTGGATTAAAGGACTAATTTAATACAATGTTTTTGAGAACTAACATATTATAATCATCAAAATTAAAGGATAATAGAATACATTTGacctaaaatataaaatatatcgaTTTTGAGCTTGCTTTTAGGTCTCATTTAGTCCGTGACCTATCTCATCTCTCATATAATACATCCTGATTTAAATATATCATTCTCAATGTTACAATTTATTTTTgggaaaaaaaaagacaaaaagaaaagaaggtcTGAACTTCTCTTAATATTCAACAAACAAGCAAATGTCACAGTTAAACACCATTTGACTCCAATATTACTTTTCTTAGGATTTTCACCAAATCATTGATTGTCAAGCTATACTCGTCTTTCATCTGTAAAttagaagcaaagtttcagatttcatcaaatacaatattaataaatttttaattaaataaaaaaatcttaatattttgaataaaaaatctcTAAATCAAATTTAGATATCTATATTTGCAATTGTAATTAGAATAGAATTATATTTGCAATTTTTTACCTGAGCAATAATTGTGATTTGAAGTGTGGAAGCTCCAAATGGGAAAATGTTGGTACTTGTTATAGATAGATGAAGATTTGTAACCAAACTCAATATTTTGTGCACCATATTATCATTTTGCATCCTCTCACATTGAATACAAATCAGCACATTCTTCTCTGAGACTCTTGCTCTAACATCAGGCAGTGCAAATTCATCATTGAATATATAATTATCAACCACATTTGCTTCACAAGTTGTTGAGTTTTGTAGTTTCTTTTCAACCATTGTTGAATATGCAATAtttatcttttcattttcaatttcaagTTCTCTTACACGTTCTTGAAGTTGATTCACATAATTGATTGCTTCTTGAAGTATGTAAGACTTTTCTGTCTGTGCACATTTACAAAAAGTAGAACATCAAAAACAAagtaacaaaatattaaaattaaaatttcattttttttttaaaataagaggaTATAAAATATACATCTAGATTAATTATTCTAGAATTCTCTAAACTATCTATGAATTATGAGATAAATTtcctaatttttaaaaagtttgtaTATAAATCTCAAACTTATCGATAATTTATATTTAGGTCCTTGAATTAAAAATTTATTCggatacatatatatatttttaataatttataattttccaCTGTAGTTTTTAGTCTAGGTCCTGATTTTCAATCATTAACAttttttgtgaaaaatatttcaatttaaaattattgacaaattcatatttaattatgaAATATTATCGATTCCCatacatatttaaaaattattgaacTACCTATTACAAAATAACTAAACCTTTTAAATAATTCATGAAGCGctttgtttttagaaaaatatttagatagacACGGACATAACATTTGATTTTACACAtattcaattataattttttttattaattaaaaaacaaaaataaagttttttctttcttcattaTCACACAATATAACTACCCtataattccaattaaaacaaaatttaaaatttaaattttttctctttttattagttgttcttaaaaatataaatataaatttgtttTCATACAATACAAGTATATttcttgtttttattttagtcttaAAAATAGCGAACAAATAAAACAATATAGAATATTATATCAAAATTTAAAGAGAGAGATATTTTATTGGATTAACACAAAATaaatagtaataaaaaataaTCTCATGCTTTTATAAATTTACAAATACATTATAAAATTATAAGGCTTCAATCAACATAGTCTATTTGGTATAACATGAcataaagtgaaaatatgtatctTCATGCTACTCTCGCGTCAATATCACCTTTACATAAACTAATTTTCCTATTTATATATAGTTTGAAAAATGTTCAAAAATgtctatttttttcaaataaaattaaactatagAAAAGGTATTGAAGCCACTTTTTTATCAATGATTGTATTTACTTTAAATTAACACTATAGGCCTTCATATCATTGTCATGTCACTTATAATAACTTtaattgttatgatgattattaaaaaaattgtacacAAAACATCACAATTTTTTATGAACATGTCTTTATaataaaaatctattatttttaagaaaataatagttTTAAGTGATTTACAAAATTctttaaacaaataatt includes these proteins:
- the LOC131618009 gene encoding transcription factor bHLH18-like, whose product is MSYQMEELQENWIPHLEMDGDNFFNQQNHMKYLQEQISYPSSTLVEAAYNNNTNFENPLDVFMGDRTCQFNMVDIHEDAAENNILSTHIMPLINSPIDPAFQSAHQVNHGLKPIKRKIRTTSETAEHIASERKRRLKLTRNFIALSAIIPGLKKTEKSYILQEAINYVNQLQERVRELEIENEKINIAYSTMVEKKLQNSTTCEANVVDNYIFNDEFALPDVRARVSEKNVLICIQCERMQNDNMVHKILSLVTNLHLSITSTNIFPFGASTLQITIIAQMKDEYSLTINDLVKILRKVILESNGV